In Iodobacter fluviatilis, one DNA window encodes the following:
- a CDS encoding DUF3147 family protein, with product MRFIILKYLITASLVVLISEIAKRSDKLGALVASLHLVTLLTLFWLYIEGASKSSIANHAYYTFWYVVPTLPMFLAFPYLLSRFNFWLAILISVLLTVVCFIVFALIVRRFGIHLL from the coding sequence ATGCGTTTTATTATTTTAAAGTATTTGATTACCGCTTCTTTGGTGGTGCTGATTTCCGAGATTGCCAAGCGCAGCGATAAATTAGGTGCTTTAGTCGCTTCTTTGCATTTGGTCACGCTGCTCACCCTATTCTGGCTTTATATAGAAGGCGCATCGAAAAGCAGCATCGCTAATCATGCCTATTACACTTTTTGGTATGTGGTGCCGACCCTGCCGATGTTCCTCGCCTTCCCTTATTTATTGAGCAGATTTAATTTTTGGCTGGCCATTTTGATCAGTGTGCTGCTAACGGTGGTGTGTTTCATTGTATTTGCCCTGATCGTGCGAAGGTTTGGTATTCATTTGCTTTAG
- a CDS encoding efflux RND transporter permease subunit codes for MNFSAWSIRNPIPAIMLFVLLSLAGVLSFQSMKVQDFPDIELPMVTVTAIQPGAAPAQLESEVARKLENSVSALQGVKHVYSKIQDGTVMLTVEFVLEKPINEAVEDVRNAISGVRGDLPSDLKDPIIGKVEFSSVPFLVFTVASGSLGEEALSWLVDNKISKEIRSVSGVGKFSRVGGINREIRVEIDPARLAALNVSAADVSRSLAQTQRDSSGGRSDLIGSEQAIRTLSTVQSAGELGQMTLPLNDGRSIRLDQVATITDTTAERRSIALLDGKPVVGFEISRSRGASEIEVAAGIHAALEKIKAANAGLTITEAYNMAEPVQESFDGSMKLLWEGALLAVLVVWWFLRDWRATLVSAAALPLSILPAFIGMAYLGFSLNTVTLLSLALIVGILVDDAIVEIENIVRHLRMGKSPYQAAMEAADEIGLAVIATTFALVAVFLPTAFMAGVPGKFFKQFGWTAALAVMASLIVARLLTPMMAAYILKPITHEHKEGRIMQAYLKLAHWCLRHRKLTTLFSLLFFIGSLMLVPLLPTGFIPPDDRSQTLVKIELPPGATLEETSSVAERARLLLAGEKSVIRIYTAIGGGGAGADPFAAGITEVNKANLTLTLSGRTERDKKIIIESRLRDLLKDIPGVRLSVGLGGSGEKFQLILLGDDPATLVATAQNVERDMRTLQGVGAVTSSASLVRPEVSIRPDLARAADLGVSIASISDTIRISTVGDFDTQVAKLNLPERQIPIVVRLPDSTRKDLEQIKQLKVPGKNGDVMLGEVASVELSSGPSQIDRYDRARDVIFDIELSGRSLGDVSAEVDQLPSLLQLPKGVERAAFGDAEEMKKLFASFGIAMLTGVLCIYMVLVLLFKDFMQPVTILAALPLSIGGAFLALLIAQSSFSMPTLIGLIMLMGIATKNSILLVEYAIVARREGMSRFDALMDAGLKRARPIVMTTIAMGAGMLPIALGIGIDPSFRSPMAIAVIGGLITSTLLSLLVVPVVFTFVDDFVQWLGRRRKAEQT; via the coding sequence ATGAATTTTTCTGCCTGGTCGATCAGAAACCCCATCCCGGCCATTATGTTATTTGTCTTACTGTCTTTAGCCGGTGTGCTGTCTTTTCAAAGCATGAAGGTGCAGGACTTCCCAGATATTGAGCTGCCGATGGTCACGGTAACGGCCATACAGCCTGGGGCTGCGCCTGCTCAGCTGGAAAGCGAAGTGGCCAGAAAGCTGGAAAACTCCGTTTCTGCCTTACAGGGGGTCAAGCACGTTTACAGCAAAATTCAAGACGGCACCGTTATGCTCACGGTGGAATTTGTACTTGAAAAACCCATCAATGAAGCCGTAGAAGACGTACGAAATGCCATCAGCGGGGTGCGTGGTGATCTGCCCAGCGATCTAAAAGACCCCATTATCGGCAAGGTAGAATTCTCCAGCGTGCCCTTTCTGGTGTTTACCGTTGCATCCGGCTCCTTAGGCGAAGAAGCCCTTTCCTGGCTGGTAGATAACAAAATCAGCAAGGAAATCCGCTCTGTTTCTGGCGTGGGCAAGTTCTCCCGAGTCGGGGGGATCAACCGGGAAATTCGCGTAGAAATCGACCCTGCAAGGCTGGCCGCACTCAACGTCAGTGCGGCCGATGTTTCCCGCAGCCTTGCACAAACTCAGCGTGATTCATCCGGCGGGCGCAGCGATTTAATTGGCAGCGAGCAGGCGATCCGCACGCTATCTACCGTGCAAAGCGCGGGTGAATTAGGCCAGATGACACTACCTCTGAACGATGGCCGCAGCATCCGCCTCGATCAGGTTGCCACCATTACCGACACCACCGCCGAGCGCCGCTCGATTGCCCTCCTTGATGGCAAGCCTGTGGTGGGTTTTGAAATCAGCCGCTCACGCGGGGCAAGTGAGATTGAAGTCGCCGCAGGCATTCACGCTGCGCTGGAAAAGATCAAAGCCGCCAACGCGGGCCTCACCATCACCGAAGCCTACAATATGGCCGAGCCGGTGCAGGAGTCCTTTGACGGATCGATGAAGCTGCTATGGGAAGGCGCCCTGCTGGCCGTGCTGGTGGTGTGGTGGTTTTTACGCGACTGGCGCGCCACTTTAGTTTCTGCCGCCGCCTTGCCGCTCTCCATCTTGCCTGCTTTTATTGGCATGGCCTACCTTGGGTTCAGCCTGAATACGGTCACGCTGCTGTCTTTGGCGCTGATTGTCGGGATTCTGGTGGATGATGCGATTGTAGAAATCGAAAATATTGTCCGCCATTTACGCATGGGCAAATCCCCCTATCAGGCCGCCATGGAAGCAGCGGATGAGATTGGCCTTGCCGTGATCGCCACGACGTTTGCCCTTGTTGCCGTATTTTTGCCCACCGCCTTTATGGCGGGCGTGCCTGGAAAATTCTTTAAGCAATTTGGCTGGACAGCCGCACTGGCGGTTATGGCATCCCTGATTGTGGCGCGTTTACTCACGCCAATGATGGCGGCTTATATCCTCAAGCCCATCACCCACGAACATAAAGAAGGCCGCATTATGCAGGCCTATTTGAAGCTGGCACACTGGTGCTTAAGGCATCGCAAGCTAACTACCCTCTTCTCACTGCTGTTTTTTATTGGCTCGCTGATGCTGGTGCCCCTGCTGCCCACCGGCTTTATTCCGCCCGATGACCGATCGCAAACGCTGGTTAAAATTGAATTACCGCCCGGTGCCACGCTGGAAGAAACCAGCAGCGTAGCCGAACGCGCCCGCCTGCTGTTAGCGGGCGAAAAATCAGTGATCCGCATCTATACCGCCATTGGCGGAGGCGGCGCAGGCGCCGATCCTTTTGCTGCGGGCATTACCGAAGTCAACAAAGCGAATCTCACCTTAACGCTGAGCGGGCGCACTGAGCGGGATAAAAAAATCATTATTGAATCCCGTTTACGAGACTTACTTAAAGATATTCCCGGTGTACGCCTGAGCGTGGGCCTTGGAGGATCAGGTGAAAAATTTCAGCTCATTTTGCTAGGTGATGATCCGGCAACCCTCGTAGCCACAGCACAAAATGTAGAGCGCGATATGCGCACCCTTCAAGGCGTAGGCGCGGTGACCTCAAGCGCCAGCCTAGTGCGCCCCGAAGTCAGCATCCGGCCGGATTTGGCTAGGGCAGCCGATTTAGGCGTCAGTATTGCCAGTATTTCGGACACCATTCGTATCTCTACGGTCGGCGATTTTGATACTCAGGTCGCCAAGCTTAATCTTCCCGAGCGGCAAATCCCCATCGTTGTGCGCCTGCCCGACAGCACGCGCAAAGATTTAGAACAAATCAAACAGCTGAAAGTACCGGGCAAAAATGGCGATGTGATGCTGGGCGAAGTCGCCAGTGTTGAGCTGTCTTCTGGCCCCAGCCAGATTGACCGCTACGACAGGGCAAGAGACGTGATCTTTGATATAGAGCTGAGCGGGCGCTCGCTTGGGGACGTGAGCGCAGAAGTCGATCAACTGCCCAGCCTGCTGCAACTGCCCAAGGGCGTAGAGCGTGCAGCCTTTGGCGATGCAGAAGAAATGAAAAAACTCTTTGCCAGCTTTGGGATTGCCATGCTCACCGGCGTGCTCTGCATTTATATGGTGCTGGTGCTGCTGTTTAAAGACTTTATGCAGCCCGTTACTATTCTGGCGGCTTTACCTTTATCCATTGGTGGTGCATTTTTGGCGCTGCTCATCGCCCAAAGCTCATTCTCCATGCCCACGCTGATTGGCCTGATTATGCTGATGGGCATCGCCACCAAAAACTCCATTTTGCTGGTGGAATACGCCATCGTCGCCCGCCGTGAAGGCATGAGCCGCTTTGACGCGCTAATGGACGCAGGCTTAAAACGCGCCCGCCCCATCGTCATGACCACCATCGCCATGGGCGCAGGCATGTTACCGATTGCACTGGGCATCGGCATCGACCCCAGCTTCAGATCGCCGATGGCCATTGCCGTGATCGGCGGCCTGATCACCTCCACCCTGCTCAGCCTCTTGGTGGTGCCTGTGGTATTTACCTTTGTGGATGATTTTGTGCAGTGGCTGGGCAGGCGGAGAAAAGCTGAACAAACTTAG
- a CDS encoding efflux transporter outer membrane subunit: MLPALHSLTIKQLHCLASLSLLTGCAVNIPKPTPQELAPAASAWNSPHQSSVSVQNSWASWQDASLNTLLAHTLASHPNIAQAKAKISEARAEAAAIGAHLWPNISATAGYSRGMNSLPNAESAKNLANAGLDARWELDLWGGIAAARQGVYANLSSNENAYEQAAASLAAELANTLTAYRACKGQEAISTQILESHILNAKLMHSKLDVGLASLVDAAKSDHEQAEARFQASDIATQCGVTLKALVAITGMQEDTLKTMLAPEAGMMPSRPALAVKSIPAEVLADRPDIKNAALLLETAAAEVAVKEVARYPSASLLGMICVGCQLSEGINLDSRNWSFGINFNIPVFNAGELSAKQDAAMARYQQAIYSYQQLARLAVREIEENMLRLDDSQRRTQVLQQQLSLARVQLKASHALYKVGSASQLQTAEIERYELAAQNRLLTLQREQSANWIALYKALGGKAPNIEKNL, translated from the coding sequence ATGTTGCCTGCATTACACAGCCTAACCATCAAGCAACTGCACTGCTTAGCCAGCCTGAGCCTGCTTACTGGCTGCGCCGTTAATATCCCCAAACCCACTCCCCAGGAATTAGCCCCGGCCGCAAGTGCATGGAATAGCCCTCATCAGAGTAGTGTCTCTGTACAAAATAGCTGGGCGAGCTGGCAAGATGCAAGCCTGAATACTTTACTCGCACACACACTCGCCTCACACCCCAATATTGCGCAGGCCAAGGCCAAAATTAGCGAAGCACGCGCAGAGGCTGCCGCCATCGGCGCGCACCTCTGGCCCAATATCAGCGCCACGGCAGGCTATAGCCGGGGGATGAACTCACTACCCAATGCGGAATCGGCTAAAAACTTAGCCAATGCAGGGCTGGATGCTCGCTGGGAGCTTGATCTTTGGGGCGGCATTGCCGCAGCCCGGCAAGGCGTCTATGCCAACCTAAGCAGCAATGAAAACGCCTATGAGCAGGCTGCGGCCAGCCTAGCTGCAGAGCTGGCAAACACCCTGACCGCTTACCGGGCGTGCAAAGGGCAAGAGGCCATATCCACACAGATTTTAGAATCCCATATCCTCAACGCCAAGCTGATGCACAGCAAGCTGGATGTGGGCTTGGCCAGCCTTGTAGATGCGGCCAAAAGTGATCACGAGCAAGCCGAAGCCCGCTTTCAAGCCAGCGATATCGCGACCCAATGCGGCGTTACGCTCAAAGCCTTGGTGGCCATAACGGGCATGCAAGAAGACACACTTAAAACCATGCTTGCGCCAGAAGCAGGCATGATGCCCAGCCGCCCCGCTCTGGCTGTTAAAAGCATCCCTGCCGAAGTGCTTGCAGATCGGCCTGATATTAAAAACGCCGCCTTATTACTGGAAACAGCCGCTGCAGAAGTGGCCGTCAAAGAAGTGGCCCGATATCCATCGGCCTCTTTACTCGGCATGATTTGCGTGGGCTGCCAGCTCAGTGAAGGCATTAATTTAGACAGCCGCAACTGGTCGTTTGGCATCAACTTTAATATCCCTGTGTTTAATGCAGGTGAGCTGAGCGCCAAACAAGATGCGGCCATGGCCCGCTATCAGCAAGCGATTTACAGCTATCAGCAGCTGGCAAGGCTAGCGGTGCGTGAAATTGAAGAAAACATGCTGCGCCTGGATGACAGCCAGCGCCGCACCCAAGTGCTGCAGCAGCAGCTCAGCCTTGCCCGCGTGCAGCTCAAAGCCAGCCATGCACTTTATAAAGTGGGCAGCGCCAGCCAGCTGCAAACAGCAGAAATAGAACGTTACGAGCTGGCCGCCCAAAACCGCCTGCTTACTCTGCAAAGAGAACAAAGCGCCAACTGGATTGCACTTTACAAAGCGCTGGGCGGAAAAGCGCCGAATATTGAAAAAAATCTGTAG
- the thiS gene encoding sulfur carrier protein ThiS: protein MKISINGEAREFLAPLSLLDLIDLLELKGKRIAIEQNGEIVPKSQHGTTFLSEGDVLEMVVAVGGG, encoded by the coding sequence ATGAAAATCTCAATTAATGGCGAAGCCCGCGAATTTTTAGCCCCTCTTTCCCTGCTTGATCTGATTGATTTGCTTGAACTCAAGGGCAAACGAATTGCAATCGAGCAAAATGGCGAAATCGTTCCTAAAAGCCAGCATGGCACTACCTTTCTAAGCGAAGGTGATGTTTTAGAAATGGTTGTGGCTGTTGGCGGGGGCTGA
- a CDS encoding efflux RND transporter periplasmic adaptor subunit produces the protein MRILKQHPKLTAICAGLVLCGVIALIAMPKSIAKATAATRPAMTVTVVSPAKQTWPVVVSANGNIEAWQESIIGAEIGGYALAEVQAQIGDVVKRGQVLAQFSSDTLKIELAQQQAALAEAESAWSEASDNAGRIRNLDSNGALSSQQIKQSVLQEQAAAARLQAAKARLAAQQLRIKQSQVSAPDDGVISARSATVGAVVQPGQELFRLIRQSRLEWRAEVSAIDSARIKNGQQVSLTLPNGQSVNGKVRKAAPTVDARTRNLLVYVDLQNASLDTAKPGMFAKGALQTGQGDVLTLPGNSIVMRDGFAHVFVLGANNKVKMQRVTLGRQDSQSVAVSGISKDAQIIASGAGFLADGDVVKVVAAK, from the coding sequence ATGCGTATCCTCAAGCAACACCCCAAGCTGACTGCGATCTGCGCCGGCCTTGTGCTTTGCGGGGTGATCGCACTGATTGCCATGCCTAAAAGCATTGCCAAGGCCACCGCAGCCACACGGCCCGCGATGACCGTAACGGTGGTTTCACCAGCGAAGCAAACATGGCCGGTAGTGGTGAGTGCCAATGGCAATATTGAAGCATGGCAAGAATCCATCATTGGTGCAGAAATTGGCGGCTATGCACTGGCCGAGGTGCAGGCGCAAATCGGCGATGTGGTGAAGCGGGGCCAAGTATTAGCGCAGTTTTCCAGCGACACGCTCAAAATCGAACTGGCTCAGCAGCAAGCCGCTCTGGCAGAAGCAGAATCGGCATGGAGTGAAGCCTCAGATAACGCCGGACGCATTCGCAATCTAGATAGCAATGGTGCGCTCAGCAGCCAGCAAATTAAGCAATCTGTTTTACAAGAACAAGCCGCAGCAGCCCGCCTGCAAGCCGCCAAAGCCCGCCTTGCCGCCCAGCAATTACGTATTAAACAAAGCCAGGTAAGCGCCCCGGATGATGGCGTGATCTCTGCACGCAGCGCCACGGTTGGTGCGGTTGTGCAGCCTGGGCAAGAGCTGTTCAGATTAATCCGGCAAAGCCGCCTAGAATGGCGGGCCGAAGTCAGCGCAATCGATAGCGCACGAATCAAAAACGGCCAGCAAGTCAGCCTTACCCTGCCCAATGGCCAATCGGTCAATGGCAAAGTCCGCAAAGCCGCCCCCACCGTGGATGCCCGCACACGCAATTTGCTGGTGTATGTGGATCTGCAAAACGCCTCGCTGGATACCGCCAAACCCGGCATGTTTGCCAAAGGCGCTTTACAAACCGGCCAGGGCGATGTGCTCACCCTGCCCGGCAACAGCATCGTCATGCGCGACGGCTTTGCCCATGTGTTTGTGCTGGGAGCCAACAACAAAGTCAAAATGCAGCGCGTGACATTAGGCCGGCAAGACAGCCAAAGCGTGGCCGTCAGCGGCATCAGCAAAGACGCCCAAATCATCGCCAGCGGCGCAGGATTCTTAGCCGACGGCGATGTGGTGAAAGTAGTGGCTGCTAAATAA
- a CDS encoding thiazole synthase, with protein MSDQFQIAGKAYQSRLIVGTGKYKDFQETRAAVDASGAEIITVAIRRVNIGQDASQPSLLEYLPPSQFTYLPNTAGCYNATDAVRTLRLARELLDGHKLVKLEVLGDANTLYPNVRETLIAAETLVKEGFDVMVYTSDDPIVAKELEDIGCCAIMPLASLIGSGMGILNPWNLRLIIESAKVPVLVDAGVGTASDAAIAMELGCDGILMNTAIAGAKDPVLMARAMKLAVMAGRDAFLAGRIPRKLYTADPSSPVSGLIAAK; from the coding sequence ATGTCGGATCAATTTCAAATTGCGGGTAAAGCTTACCAATCCAGATTGATTGTTGGCACCGGTAAATATAAAGATTTTCAAGAAACACGTGCTGCGGTTGATGCTTCTGGGGCAGAAATTATTACGGTGGCCATTCGCCGCGTCAATATTGGCCAGGATGCCAGCCAACCGTCTTTACTTGAGTATTTGCCGCCGTCGCAATTTACCTATTTGCCCAATACCGCTGGCTGCTATAACGCCACCGATGCTGTCCGCACTCTGCGCCTTGCGCGGGAGTTGCTGGACGGGCATAAGCTGGTCAAGCTTGAAGTACTTGGGGACGCCAATACGCTTTATCCAAATGTGCGCGAAACACTGATTGCTGCAGAAACGCTGGTCAAAGAAGGCTTCGATGTAATGGTTTATACATCGGATGACCCGATTGTGGCTAAAGAGCTGGAAGACATCGGCTGCTGCGCCATCATGCCTTTGGCGTCTTTGATTGGCTCGGGCATGGGTATCTTAAACCCGTGGAATCTGCGCCTGATCATCGAATCGGCCAAAGTGCCGGTGCTGGTTGATGCAGGCGTAGGCACGGCTTCTGATGCTGCGATTGCCATGGAGTTAGGTTGCGACGGTATTTTGATGAATACCGCGATTGCCGGGGCAAAAGATCCCGTGCTGATGGCCCGGGCGATGAAGCTGGCGGTCATGGCTGGGCGCGATGCATTCCTGGCGGGCCGCATCCCAAGAAAGCTCTACACTGCAGACCCAAGCTCACCGGTATCGGGTTTGATTGCAGCGAAGTAA
- the rpoZ gene encoding DNA-directed RNA polymerase subunit omega, with product MARVTVDDCLNRIENRFDLTLAAAYRARQIANGSTPQIEHNGREKPTVLALREVAAGLVSRDILIKRS from the coding sequence ATGGCTCGAGTTACCGTAGACGACTGCCTCAACCGCATCGAAAATCGTTTTGATTTGACCTTAGCAGCAGCTTATCGCGCTCGCCAAATTGCAAATGGTTCTACTCCACAGATCGAGCACAATGGCCGTGAAAAGCCAACTGTACTTGCACTGCGTGAAGTGGCAGCAGGTTTGGTTAGCCGCGATATTCTGATTAAGCGCTCTTAA
- the trmB gene encoding tRNA (guanosine(46)-N7)-methyltransferase TrmB — protein MEHPNYMRRIRSFVLRQGHLSSGQERAIAEFGEQFCIKYQPELLDLNAAFGRTGPKILEIGFGMGGPTAEIATNKPETDYLGVEVHTPGVGSLLKLLGEQGLQNVRIVQHDAVEVLEKMLAADSLDGAHIFFPDPWHKKRHNKRRLIQPDLVKQLCSRIKSGGYVHLATDWEDYAIQMLEVLSNEPSLKNTAETYAERPDYRPLTKFENRGIKLGHGVWDLVFRKI, from the coding sequence ATGGAACACCCAAATTACATGCGCCGTATTCGTAGCTTTGTGCTGCGCCAAGGGCATTTATCCTCAGGCCAAGAGCGGGCTATCGCTGAGTTTGGCGAACAATTTTGCATTAAATATCAGCCAGAGCTACTTGATCTGAACGCTGCATTTGGCCGTACTGGTCCTAAAATTCTGGAAATTGGTTTCGGTATGGGCGGCCCGACGGCTGAGATTGCCACGAATAAGCCAGAAACCGATTACCTTGGCGTAGAGGTGCACACACCGGGTGTGGGCAGCCTGCTTAAATTATTGGGCGAGCAGGGCCTGCAAAATGTACGCATCGTGCAGCATGATGCGGTTGAAGTGCTGGAGAAAATGCTCGCAGCAGATTCCCTCGATGGCGCACATATTTTCTTCCCTGATCCTTGGCATAAAAAACGTCACAATAAGCGCCGTTTAATTCAGCCTGATCTGGTGAAGCAGCTGTGCTCACGCATTAAAAGCGGCGGCTATGTGCATCTGGCTACCGATTGGGAAGACTACGCCATCCAAATGCTGGAAGTCTTATCCAATGAACCAAGCTTAAAAAATACTGCAGAAACGTATGCTGAGCGCCCGGATTATCGCCCGCTCACCAAATTTGAAAACCGCGGTATCAAGCTGGGCCACGGCGTTTGGGACTTGGTATTCCGTAAGATTTAA
- the gmk gene encoding guanylate kinase, whose product MCSMAKGNLFVVTAPSGAGKTTLVAALLAADQNVQLSVSFTTRAARPGEVDGKDYHFVSREVFEQMIHNGDFLEHAEVYGNYYGTSQTWINTAIDTGRDILLEIDWQGAAQVRRLFPEAIGLFILPPSVEILEQRLKNRGKDSDEVIERRMRVAKEEISHVEEFDYVIVNEHIDEAVRDIVSAVRAERLKLHRQSTRHQTLISSLKA is encoded by the coding sequence ATTTGTTCGATGGCAAAAGGTAATCTTTTTGTGGTGACTGCGCCTTCAGGTGCTGGAAAAACCACACTGGTCGCAGCGCTTCTTGCCGCAGACCAAAATGTACAGCTTTCAGTATCTTTCACTACCCGTGCCGCGCGCCCAGGTGAAGTAGACGGAAAGGATTATCATTTTGTAAGCCGTGAAGTGTTTGAGCAAATGATCCATAACGGTGATTTTCTGGAGCACGCCGAGGTGTATGGTAATTATTACGGCACCTCGCAAACATGGATCAATACGGCGATTGATACGGGCCGGGATATTCTTTTAGAAATCGACTGGCAGGGGGCTGCACAAGTTCGCCGTCTGTTCCCGGAAGCGATTGGTCTGTTTATTTTGCCGCCTTCGGTAGAGATTCTTGAGCAGCGTTTGAAAAACCGTGGCAAAGACAGCGATGAAGTGATCGAGCGCCGTATGCGTGTGGCAAAAGAAGAAATCAGCCATGTTGAAGAGTTCGATTATGTGATCGTGAACGAGCATATCGATGAAGCCGTGCGCGATATTGTGAGCGCAGTAAGGGCTGAGCGCCTGAAGCTGCATCGTCAGAGTACGCGTCATCAAACCCTGATCAGCAGCTTAAAAGCGTGA
- a CDS encoding RelA/SpoT family protein yields MEMLLADIDLPELASTAPEVFADANRFLSLNTSYLKLEDRQFLAAAFCFADASHRGQVRRSGEPYISHPLAVATILTQWKLDAQALAGALLHDVMEDSGVTKLELTEKFGKTVAELVDGMSKIDKLEFQSKEEAQAENFRKMLLAMARDLRVMLIKLADRLHNMRTMDAMRPDKQKRIARETMEIYAPIANRIGLNSAYQELDDLAFKYLHPNRYGVLSKALKAARGNRREVVGKILDSIKDKLAAAKIEASVTGREKNLYSIYRKMQEKQLSFSEVLDIYAFRVIVKDVPTSYLTLGALHALFKPIPGKFKDYIAIPKANGYQSLHTTLFGPYGTPIEIQIRSGDMHRIADAGVASHWMYKSGDEGFSDVQKKTHQWLQSLLEMQTESGDAVEFLEHIKVDLFPDQVYVFTPKGKIFNMPAGSCCVDFAYAVHSDIGDSCIAAKINHELVPLRTRLKNGDQVEIVSAVHARPNPSWLTFVTTGKARSHIRHFLKSLRFEESVLLGDRLLAQGFASLNQPLQQVSDDVWERYLKENGEKSREVVKAELGLGKRLAMVVAKRLLQLAGNWQEELVGGRKVAAVAVRGSEGMAIQCARCCNPIPGDPILGFVKKDQGLVIHTHDCPQIAHGRIDSEKLIDVEWDADVNRLFDVPVRILAQNDRGTLAAIATAIAEADANITAVATQEPEGFSERYMQIQFTLQVSNRTHLAKVMKNLRQLPSAYRIQRMRS; encoded by the coding sequence ATGGAAATGCTGCTGGCGGATATTGATTTACCAGAATTGGCGAGTACCGCCCCGGAAGTGTTCGCCGATGCAAATCGCTTTCTTTCCCTGAATACCTCCTATTTAAAGCTGGAAGACCGGCAGTTTTTGGCTGCGGCTTTTTGCTTTGCTGATGCCTCGCACCGGGGCCAGGTCCGTCGCTCTGGCGAGCCTTATATTTCCCATCCGCTTGCGGTGGCCACCATTCTTACTCAATGGAAGCTCGACGCGCAGGCGCTGGCTGGCGCTTTGCTGCACGATGTGATGGAAGACAGCGGTGTTACCAAACTTGAACTGACTGAAAAGTTTGGTAAAACAGTTGCCGAGCTGGTCGATGGCATGAGCAAAATCGACAAGCTGGAGTTTCAAAGCAAAGAAGAAGCACAGGCCGAGAATTTCCGCAAAATGCTGTTGGCGATGGCGCGTGATTTACGCGTGATGCTGATCAAGCTGGCTGATCGCTTGCATAATATGCGCACCATGGATGCCATGCGTCCGGATAAGCAAAAGCGCATTGCCCGCGAAACCATGGAAATCTACGCGCCAATTGCTAATCGTATTGGTCTGAATAGTGCGTATCAAGAATTAGACGATCTGGCCTTTAAATATCTGCACCCTAATCGCTATGGTGTTTTATCCAAGGCATTAAAAGCCGCCCGCGGTAATCGCCGCGAAGTGGTGGGTAAGATATTAGATTCAATTAAAGATAAATTGGCAGCGGCTAAAATTGAAGCCAGCGTAACGGGCCGCGAAAAAAACCTCTATAGCATTTATCGCAAAATGCAGGAAAAACAACTCAGTTTTTCTGAAGTGCTGGATATCTACGCATTTAGAGTAATCGTCAAAGACGTGCCCACCAGCTATCTCACGCTGGGCGCATTGCATGCTTTGTTTAAGCCAATTCCTGGCAAATTTAAAGATTATATTGCGATTCCCAAAGCTAATGGCTATCAAAGCCTGCATACCACGCTATTTGGTCCCTATGGCACGCCGATTGAAATTCAGATTCGCTCGGGTGATATGCACCGTATTGCCGATGCGGGTGTGGCCAGTCATTGGATGTATAAAAGCGGTGATGAAGGTTTTTCTGATGTGCAGAAGAAAACCCATCAATGGCTGCAATCTTTATTAGAAATGCAAACCGAATCGGGCGATGCGGTTGAATTTTTAGAGCATATTAAAGTCGATTTATTCCCCGATCAGGTGTATGTATTTACGCCTAAGGGCAAGATTTTTAATATGCCAGCAGGCTCCTGTTGTGTTGATTTTGCCTATGCCGTGCATTCAGATATTGGCGACAGCTGTATTGCCGCAAAAATTAATCATGAATTAGTACCATTACGCACCCGTTTAAAAAATGGCGATCAGGTAGAAATTGTTTCTGCCGTACATGCCCGCCCTAATCCATCCTGGCTCACTTTTGTGACAACCGGAAAAGCGCGCTCGCATATTCGCCATTTCCTAAAAAGCCTGCGTTTTGAAGAATCCGTATTACTGGGCGATCGTTTACTGGCTCAGGGTTTTGCCAGTTTAAATCAGCCTTTGCAGCAGGTAAGTGACGATGTATGGGAGCGCTATTTAAAAGAAAATGGCGAGAAGTCCCGTGAAGTGGTGAAAGCCGAATTAGGCCTAGGTAAACGCTTGGCGATGGTGGTGGCTAAGCGTTTATTGCAATTAGCCGGTAATTGGCAGGAAGAATTAGTTGGCGGACGCAAAGTGGCCGCCGTGGCTGTGCGCGGCAGTGAAGGCATGGCGATTCAGTGTGCGCGATGTTGTAACCCGATTCCAGGCGATCCTATCCTAGGCTTTGTTAAAAAAGATCAGGGTCTGGTGATTCATACCCACGATTGCCCGCAAATTGCCCATGGCCGTATCGATAGTGAAAAACTAATTGATGTGGAATGGGATGCCGATGTGAATCGCTTGTTTGATGTGCCCGTACGTATTCTGGCGCAAAACGACAGGGGCACATTGGCGGCGATTGCCACGGCCATTGCAGAGGCCGATGCCAATATCACTGCAGTGGCCACGCAAGAGCCTGAGGGCTTTTCTGAGCGCTATATGCAGATTCAATTTACCTTGCAGGTCAGTAATCGCACGCATTTGGCTAAGGTGATGAAAAATCTGCGCCAATTGCCTTCGGCCTATCGCATTCAAAGAATGCGTTCATAA